CGTGGCGGGTGACGCCGTCGACGAACGCGCCCTCGAGCGCCGTCAGGGGCGGGTCGAACGTCTTGAGGGCGCTGAACGCGGCGACGTGGACCTTCGCGATCGCGCGACCGTCGAGCCGGCCGCCCAGGTCGAGCGCCAGCGCCTCCACCTCGGGGAGCTCGGGCATGGGGCGAGCCTAGCGCCGGGCGTTCGTGCGCGGGGCATGCTTCGCCGCCCGGCCACGGGTGTGTGGGCGGGCGGCGGGATGGTTGATGCCTGCTGTCAGCCGGGTTCTGGGTCGTCGGGCCAGGGGCGGGTGCCGTCGCGGTCGACGAGGTAGCGGAGGCCCATCGGGCTGGTCCAGATGAGGGCGTGGGGTGGTTCGTTCTGGGTGGGGTCGGTGGGGCGGTAGGTCCATCTGTTGCCGGTCGTCAGTTCGCGGTGGGTCTTCATGCGGTGGTGGCGTCGGCAGAGCGGGAAGAGGTTGCGGGTGGAGGTCTGCCCGGGTGGGCCTTGCGCTTGGTAGGGGTCGCAGTGGTCGAGGTCGGCGGTGCGGGAACTGCGGGTGCAGTAGGGGAAGACGCAGCGGGGCCAGCGGGCACGGACGTGCTCGGCGATCCGGTCGGGCGGGCTGTAGCCGTTGACGGCGTCATCCGTGTTGAGGTCGATGATCGGCTTGACGGTCACGGTCGTGTCCGGGCTCTCGCACCAGGCCTGGATCTGCTCGACGGCCACTGGCCCGCGAGGCGCGCCCGGGTTGTCGAGCCGGGCGAGGTCGATGCCGGTCATGTCGGTGCAGGTATCGATGCCGGGACCGATACCGTTGAGGGTGCCGGTGATCGCGGCCTGGTCGAGGTGCACGAAGAGCACCACCTCGCGCCGGGCCCGCTGGACCGGCTGTGGCTGGTCTCCGTTCGGCGCTTCACCGGCGTCGTACTCCAGCGTGGTCACGCCGTCGCAGCGCCGCGCGATCTCGCCGAGGGCCATGGAGCGGCGGACGTCGAGGTCTGAGTCGCAGCCCAGGTCGCCCAGCTGCCGGGCCACGTGGGCGACGGTGCGTTCGAGGTCGAGCGCGTCGGCCAGGTCGAGGGAGCCGTGGACGTTCACGGTCCCGCGCAGGGTCCCGGTCAACGGATCCGTATAGCCCACGTCGCCGAGATCGATCGCCAGGTACCGCTCACCATCAGCCGCGTGACGTTCGGCTTCGGTGGACTCGGGTTCGAACCGCGCCGCGGCCTCGGCCACCAGCCGGTCGACCTCGGGACCGGTGGCCTTGCCCGCGACGTACGCGACGTGCCGGTCCACGAACCCGGCGGCCTCGAACGTCAACGTCCGGGTCGCCTGCGCGATCCGCCGCCCCCGCCACACGTCGACCTCACCCGCAGCGACCCGCGCGTGTACCCGCGGTAGACGCCAGCGCAGCTCGACCGCATCCCCGACGAGCCGGCGCGCCGCGTCGAAGGAGCAGCCCCGGGCGGCGGCGACCTCCCCGATGCAGAACTCCGCCACCACCGGCGCACCCGGCCCACCCAGCTCGAGGAACTGATCTCCGGCCAACGCCTCGGCGTACTCGGCCTCGTGCCACTCACCCAGCACCGTGATCGGATCCCCCACCACCGCATCCGAGGTGTGCGCCGAAGCCCAATCGCCCACCGCGACGAACGCCGCCGCCTCCGCCACACGAGCAGCCTGCGTCCGCTCGCGGACCGCGTCGATCAACGCGTCGCTGTGGTGTGGGTCCCCCGATCCATGCCGCCCACTCTAGTCGAACAGACGTGCGATCACCACCTATGAATGGCGATCTGTGGATGATGTCGACGTCCGTCTATCTGACGGGGCGGGGCGGGTACACCGTGTTGAGCGAACCGACCTCGCATGCGGGTTTGCCGTCAGGTGTCGTCCACACCAGGCGGCCGTCGTCGGTAGTCGCCAGTCGCAGGAGGACGCCATCGACCTCGGGGAAGGGCCCCCAGATCTCCTCGCAAGCCAGGGTCTGGAGGTCATCGAGCGCGTGGAGCTCCGGCGAGTCGGAGGGCAGCTGGCTCCAGCCGTCCGTTCGCACGATGCGCAGCGCGTCGACGTCGAGTTCGCTTCCGTCCGGCGTGAGCAGCAGGGCCGGATCGCCGGTGCGGAAGATCCACCGACGGCCGTGCAGGACTCCCCAGTCGCGGACCCCGGCGAGGGCCACGTCCGCGGCGATCGCGGCGAACGTCGTCGGCGAAGATCGCCCCATCGCTCTCTCCCTCTCGGTGATGCCCTGCGTGCGGACGTCAGGACGCCACATGGCAGCTGCGAGCGTAGAGCCGTCGGCGGCGCGGATCGCACCGTGAATCTCGCGCGCATTCGACCAAACTCGGCGCGCCCACCGCGCCGTACACCCCAACTCGACGCACGCGCCGCGCCGTACAACCCAACTCGACGCCCCCGCCGCGCCGTACAACCCAACTCGACACCCCTACCGGGCAGGATGTCCCGCATGAGGCCGCAGGTCGTCGCGCACCGGGGAGACAGCGAGGAGAACGCCGAGCACACGCTCGGGGCGTTCCTCGCCGCCATCGAGGCGGGGGCCGACGGGCTCGAGTGCGACGTGCGGCTGACCGCCGACGGTCACCTCGTCTGCGTCCACGACCGGGACCTCCGGCGGGTCGCGGCGCAGCGCCGGGGCCTCATCTCGACGATGGACCTCGCCGACCTCCACCAGGTCGACATCGCCTCCTGGAAGCGGCCGTGGGCGGAGCTCGACGACGAGGCGCCGGTCGTCGACGAGTCGATGCACGGCGTGCTGACGCTGCGCCGCCTCATGGAGGTCGCCGCCGAGGCGCCCCGACGGATCGAGCTGCTCATCGAGACGAAGCACCCGACCCGCTACGGCGGCCTCGTCGAGCGTCGTCTCGTGCAGCTGCTGAGCGAGTTCGGCTGGGACGGCGCCGACGCCCCCGTGCGCGTCATGAGCTTCGCCCACACGGCGTTGCAGCGGGTGCAGCGGCTGGCTCCGGAGGTGCGGGTCGTGCAGCTCTTCGAGCGTGCGGAGATGTGGCCCGCGCTCCGCCGCCTGATCGGTCGCGACTGGCTGGTGGGCCCCGGCATCGGCGAGCTGACCGACCACCCCGGCCTGGCGTGGCGGCTCGCGGAGTCGCCGCACGACATCAACGTGTGGACCGTCAACACGCCCGAGCAGCTCGAGCTGTGCCGCAGCCTCGGCGTGACGGCCGTGATCACCGACCGCCCCCGCGTCATGCGCGGGCTCGTCGACGCCCTCCCCGCGGACGGCACCTGAGCCCGCCCTCTACGCTGGCGCGCATGGCGAAGCGCTCCCGCACCAAGGCACGTGACCAGCAGCAGACCCCCGGCGAGGTCGGGCCCCGACAGCCCTGCCCGTGCGGCTCGGGCCGGCGCTACAAGGCGTGCCACGGCTCGCCCGACGGCCCGCCGCCGGTGTTCGTGAAGCGGCCCTTCGAGGGCCTCGCCGCCGAGGGCGACCTCATCGCGCTGCGCGAGCTCGTCCCCGCGGCGACCGCCCCGCTGACGCTGAAGGAGGGCGACCGCGAGGTCGTGCTGGCCACGCTGCTGCCCGGCGCCGCCCCGGCGTACGTCGACGCCGACGGCCGCGTCGTGCTCGCGCTCCAGGTGCTCCACAGCTTCGGCGACCCCAGCCGGGACCTGGGCGCCGTGCTCGTGCAGGCGCTCGAGTACGCCGAGCAGGGTGAGACCGGCACCGTGGGCCTCACGAGCGACCCGGGTGAGGGACCGCGCCTGCAGGACCTCGTGGTCGACGAGCCGCTCGACGTCACGGTGCACGACTCGTTCGGCTACTGGGCCGACCTCATCGGCGACGAGACCGGCGCGGTCGCGTCGGCGGCCGAGCAGGCCGACGCCCAGATGACGCCCAGCCGCAAGCTGACGGGTGTCCCCGCGGCGTACTGGGCCGACGTGCACACCAAGGAGCACCTGCGCTGGGTCATGCCGGAGCCCGAGGACGAGCTGCTCGACGCCCTCGCCCGGCTGCACGCGGCGGGGGAGGACCAGGTCGCCGAGGGCTCGAAGCTCGTCGGCATGTTCCGCGCCCATGGCCTGCTGACGCCCGTGTGGGACCTGCCCGCCGGCACGGGCGCCGAGGTGCTCGAGGAGGGCGCGGCGGCGTTCCGGGAGCGGCTCGACGCGGCGCTGGCCACCACCGAGCCCCTGACGACGGAGCAGCGCTCCGTGCGGTCGGCGCTCGCCGGCCGGCAGGTGACCATCCGCTGATCCTGCCGGGGGCGCTCCCGCCGACGCTCCCGCCGACCCTTCCGCTGAGTCAGATTCCAGCGAACGCGCAGGTCAGGCGGCACGCGACACGACGAGAACAGTGGTCGCGGGGAGTTGCCACCAGCCGGTCGGATCAGTAGATTCCTCTCGTCCGGTCGTTGCTGTATCCCCCGTCAGCAGCGGCCGGACCCTCAACGTGAACGACGGCCGGCACCCTCCAGGGTGCCGGCCGTCGCTGTCTCCGCGACCCGGTCGGGTCAGACGTTGACGCCGAAGTCCGAGGCGATCCCGCGCAGGCCCGAGGCGTAGCCCTGGCCGACGGCCTTGAACTTCCAGTCGCTGCCGTTGCGGTAGACCTCGCCGAAGACCATGGCGGTCTCGACCGAGGCGTCCTCCGACAGGTCGTAGCGGGCGATCTCCGAGCCGTTGGCCTGGTTGACGACGCGGATGAAGGCGTTGCGCACGGCGCCGAAGTTCTGGCTGCGGGTCTCGGC
This Nocardioides alkalitolerans DNA region includes the following protein-coding sequences:
- a CDS encoding DUF222 domain-containing protein, whose product is MIDAVRERTQAARVAEAAAFVAVGDWASAHTSDAVVGDPITVLGEWHEAEYAEALAGDQFLELGGPGAPVVAEFCIGEVAAARGCSFDAARRLVGDAVELRWRLPRVHARVAAGEVDVWRGRRIAQATRTLTFEAAGFVDRHVAYVAGKATGPEVDRLVAEAAARFEPESTEAERHAADGERYLAIDLGDVGYTDPLTGTLRGTVNVHGSLDLADALDLERTVAHVARQLGDLGCDSDLDVRRSMALGEIARRCDGVTTLEYDAGEAPNGDQPQPVQRARREVVLFVHLDQAAITGTLNGIGPGIDTCTDMTGIDLARLDNPGAPRGPVAVEQIQAWCESPDTTVTVKPIIDLNTDDAVNGYSPPDRIAEHVRARWPRCVFPYCTRSSRTADLDHCDPYQAQGPPGQTSTRNLFPLCRRHHRMKTHRELTTGNRWTYRPTDPTQNEPPHALIWTSPMGLRYLVDRDGTRPWPDDPEPG
- a CDS encoding glycerophosphodiester phosphodiesterase family protein — translated: MRPQVVAHRGDSEENAEHTLGAFLAAIEAGADGLECDVRLTADGHLVCVHDRDLRRVAAQRRGLISTMDLADLHQVDIASWKRPWAELDDEAPVVDESMHGVLTLRRLMEVAAEAPRRIELLIETKHPTRYGGLVERRLVQLLSEFGWDGADAPVRVMSFAHTALQRVQRLAPEVRVVQLFERAEMWPALRRLIGRDWLVGPGIGELTDHPGLAWRLAESPHDINVWTVNTPEQLELCRSLGVTAVITDRPRVMRGLVDALPADGT
- a CDS encoding DUF5926 family protein, whose protein sequence is MAKRSRTKARDQQQTPGEVGPRQPCPCGSGRRYKACHGSPDGPPPVFVKRPFEGLAAEGDLIALRELVPAATAPLTLKEGDREVVLATLLPGAAPAYVDADGRVVLALQVLHSFGDPSRDLGAVLVQALEYAEQGETGTVGLTSDPGEGPRLQDLVVDEPLDVTVHDSFGYWADLIGDETGAVASAAEQADAQMTPSRKLTGVPAAYWADVHTKEHLRWVMPEPEDELLDALARLHAAGEDQVAEGSKLVGMFRAHGLLTPVWDLPAGTGAEVLEEGAAAFRERLDAALATTEPLTTEQRSVRSALAGRQVTIR